A region from the Rhodamnia argentea isolate NSW1041297 chromosome 7, ASM2092103v1, whole genome shotgun sequence genome encodes:
- the LOC115756243 gene encoding two-pore potassium channel 5 isoform X2 produces the protein MEDEPFLASQTGPQLERIVEDQHPFAQFHNKNKQSLHRCRTAPAMAVVKDLKKRATTRDPNPRPGSGSIVGQALFFLCIYLFLGVGIYAFNRDHFSGVETHPVVDALYFCIVTMCTIGYGDIAPLTPESKAFACVFVLVGFGFIDILLSGVVNFVLDLQENMILATARVSGESGGSGAVNYIVDVEKGRMRIRLKVGLALGVVVLCIGMGSLVLCFVEGLDWLDSVYLAVMSVTTVGYGDKAFKTLPGRLFAAVWLLFSTLVVARAFLYLAEARINKRHRRISKLVLQRDVTVEDLLAANLNNNGFISAAADELG, from the exons ATGGAGGACGAGCCCTTTCTCGCCTCCCAAACAGGGCCCCAACTTGAACGGATTGTTGAAGACCAGCACCCGTTTGCTCAATtccacaacaagaacaagcagAGCCTCCACCGATGCAGGACAGCCCCGGCGATGGCCGTGGTGAAGGACCTCAAGAAGAGGGCCACGACCCGCGACCCGAATCCGAGGCCCGGATCCGGATCCATAGTCGGGCAGgctctcttctttctctgcaTTTACCTCTTTCTCGGGGTCGGCATTTACGCGTTCAATAGGGACCATTTCTCTGGCGTTGAGACGCACCCTGTTGTGGATGCTCTGTACTTTTGCATCGTCACCATGTGCACTATAGGTTATGGGGACATTGCCCCCCTGACCCCCGAGTCCAAGGCCTTCGCTTGCGTGTTTGTGTTGGTGGGCTTTGGTTTCATAGACATATTGCTCAGTGGGGTAGTGAATTTCGTGCTCGATCTGCAAGAGAACATGATCCTCGCCACTGCAAGAGTGAGTGGTGAGAGTGGAGGGTCTGGTGCCGTGAATTACATCGTCGATGTTGAGAAGGGAAGGATGAGGATCAGGTTGAAGGTGGGTTTGGCACTCGGGGTGGTGGTTCTGTGCATTGGGATGGGGTCGTTGGTGCTCTGCTTTGTGGAGGGTTTGGATTGGTTGGACTCGGTTTATTTGGCGGTTATGTCTGTCACGACCGTTGGGTACGGGGACAAGGCCTTCAAGACTTTGCCGGGGCGGCTCTTCGCCGCGGTTTGGCTGCTTTTCTCGACGCTGGTGGTTGCGAGGGCGTTTCTTTATCTGGCCGAGGCGAGGATTAACAAGAGGCACCGGAGGATTTCGAAGCTGGTGTTGCAGAGGGATGTCACTGTCGAGGATTTGTTGGCAGCCAATCTAAACAACAATGGCTTCATCAG TGCTGCAGCAGATGAGTTGGGTTAG
- the LOC115756243 gene encoding two-pore potassium channel 5 isoform X1: protein MEDEPFLASQTGPQLERIVEDQHPFAQFHNKNKQSLHRCRTAPAMAVVKDLKKRATTRDPNPRPGSGSIVGQALFFLCIYLFLGVGIYAFNRDHFSGVETHPVVDALYFCIVTMCTIGYGDIAPLTPESKAFACVFVLVGFGFIDILLSGVVNFVLDLQENMILATARVSGESGGSGAVNYIVDVEKGRMRIRLKVGLALGVVVLCIGMGSLVLCFVEGLDWLDSVYLAVMSVTTVGYGDKAFKTLPGRLFAAVWLLFSTLVVARAFLYLAEARINKRHRRISKLVLQRDVTVEDLLAANLNNNGFISKSEYVIYKLKEMEKISEKDILQICDQFNKLDRNNSGKITLLHLLDNHL from the exons ATGGAGGACGAGCCCTTTCTCGCCTCCCAAACAGGGCCCCAACTTGAACGGATTGTTGAAGACCAGCACCCGTTTGCTCAATtccacaacaagaacaagcagAGCCTCCACCGATGCAGGACAGCCCCGGCGATGGCCGTGGTGAAGGACCTCAAGAAGAGGGCCACGACCCGCGACCCGAATCCGAGGCCCGGATCCGGATCCATAGTCGGGCAGgctctcttctttctctgcaTTTACCTCTTTCTCGGGGTCGGCATTTACGCGTTCAATAGGGACCATTTCTCTGGCGTTGAGACGCACCCTGTTGTGGATGCTCTGTACTTTTGCATCGTCACCATGTGCACTATAGGTTATGGGGACATTGCCCCCCTGACCCCCGAGTCCAAGGCCTTCGCTTGCGTGTTTGTGTTGGTGGGCTTTGGTTTCATAGACATATTGCTCAGTGGGGTAGTGAATTTCGTGCTCGATCTGCAAGAGAACATGATCCTCGCCACTGCAAGAGTGAGTGGTGAGAGTGGAGGGTCTGGTGCCGTGAATTACATCGTCGATGTTGAGAAGGGAAGGATGAGGATCAGGTTGAAGGTGGGTTTGGCACTCGGGGTGGTGGTTCTGTGCATTGGGATGGGGTCGTTGGTGCTCTGCTTTGTGGAGGGTTTGGATTGGTTGGACTCGGTTTATTTGGCGGTTATGTCTGTCACGACCGTTGGGTACGGGGACAAGGCCTTCAAGACTTTGCCGGGGCGGCTCTTCGCCGCGGTTTGGCTGCTTTTCTCGACGCTGGTGGTTGCGAGGGCGTTTCTTTATCTGGCCGAGGCGAGGATTAACAAGAGGCACCGGAGGATTTCGAAGCTGGTGTTGCAGAGGGATGTCACTGTCGAGGATTTGTTGGCAGCCAATCTAAACAACAATGGCTTCATCAG TAAATCGGAGTATGTTATATACAAGCTgaaagaaatggagaagatCAGCGAGAAGGACATATTACAGATATGTGATCAGTTCAACAAGCTTGATCGAAACAACTCTGGAAAAATAACACTCCTACATCTCTTGGACAATCACCTGTGA